The following coding sequences are from one Carassius auratus strain Wakin chromosome 15, ASM336829v1, whole genome shotgun sequence window:
- the LOC113115302 gene encoding uncharacterized protein LOC113115302: MWPCKVCDISLSTRYELLKHFRLKHFHYGRNCRYPCLYADCPCTFTSWKNLLSHTYQTHRKLTAANVQLTTFFCQTCACKEILTEKEYFAHVNQHLRQYETVTCMFEGCKFETNIYGTFHSHKNRKHNPYTLNDFKAGIVKLAAQSDESGSTVDESPSSSADIDFVPPLDADSEIDTSDDLPKLVEQKIAAVLLKLENIFHVPSTAIDELLDELHFLLSTVSVPVTCSSLSDFLKNKNLEVDSLIIKELADVLCKSNPLVKSIGKDGPLSTTYKRKEYFKDLLNIVEPVEFILDQKKSRTFQYIPLLQSLQQLLDCTAVLNGIISSHRTQETTDKLDNQQYRSIRDGLYFKDNTFLSGDELKICLTLYIDDFELCNPLGTSRKKHKLCSVYWILNNLPPGSHSALSSIYLTVLCKSDDVKVYGYGKILEPLLQDLCTLEEHGVFSSKLGKFVKGTVHSVVADNLGAHGLAGFVESFSGQYICRFCTAQKVDIQTRDVHSGAFLLRTKEIHEAHVKSAQETDTNCFGVKRACVLTEKLQHFHVNTGYPPDIVHDLFEGIVPSELALCFSVLISKKYFSLECLNTRIVKFPYKWSDKKNRSQVIPNSYSCKKTIGGNAHENWNLIRLLPFLVGDLIPEDELAWQVILDLKEIVELAVAPVHTDETIAYLDVKVSEHRQRLLELNPDVKLLPKHHYLEHYPHLIKCFGPLLGLWTMRFEAKHSFFKQVARHTNNFRNIALTLAAKHQQFISYHIYSSTLNTSNLEVSNVSTVQVDVLNKEVVLALRQKYPNISQVHLAKSVTTRGINYKNGMLIACGSTAGMPEFAEILQMCIRGDELSFIVRLLCAWYRDHFRSFELTSSPGKEVALVQLEELTDCYPLVAYTVCSKRMVTLKRHIVIKD, translated from the exons ATGTGGCCATGCAAAGTGTGTGACATTTCATTATCTACCCGGTATGaattgttaaaacattttaggcTGAAACATTTCCACTATGGTCGCAATTGCCGGTATCCCTGTCTATATGCAGATTGCCCATGTACATTCACAAGTTGGAAGAATCTTTTGAGTCACACATATCAAACACACAGGAAGTTAACAGCAGCAAATGTTCAGTTAACTACATTCTTTTGTCAGACGTGTGCATGTAAGGAAATTTTAACTGAAAAGGAATACTTTGCTCATGTAAATCAACATCTTAGGCAGTATGAAACCGTAACTTGTATGTTTGAAGGATGTAAGTTTGAGACAAACATATATGGAACATTTCACTCGCATAAAAATCGTAAACATAATCCCTACACTCTAAACGATTTTAAGGCAGGTATTGTTAAACTCGCTGCTCAGTCAGACGAATCTGGTAGTACTGTAGATGAAAGCCCCTCATCTTCTGCGGACATAGATTTTGTACCTCCGTTAGATGCAGATAGTGAAATAGATACTTCAGATGACCTGCCGAAATTAGTAGAACAAAAAATAGCTGCAGTTTTGCTGAAGTTGGAAAACATTTTTCATGTGCCATCTACAGCTATTGATGAACTACTAGATGAACTACACTTCCTCTTAAGTACTGTGTCTGTGCCTGTAACTTGTAGCAgtctttcagattttttaaaaaacaaaaaccttgaaGTTGATAGCTTAATTATTAAGGAACTAGCTGATGTACTGTGTAAATCTAACCCTTTAGTAAAATCAATAGGGAAAGATGGTCCCCTTTCTACAACTTATAAGAGAAAAGAGTACTTTAAGGATTTGTTAAATATTGTTGAGCCAGTGGAGTTTATTCTGGACCAAAAAAAGAGCAGGACATTTCAGTATATcccattactgcagtctttacAGCAGCTACTTGATTGTACTGCAGTGTTAAACGGTATTATCAGTAGCCACAGAACACAGGAAACTACAGACAAGTTAGATAATCAGCAGTATCGCTCTATAAGAGACGGTTTGTATTTTAAGGACAACACTTTCCTGTCAGGTGATGAGTTAAAAATTTGTTTAACTTTGTACATCGATGATTTTGAGTTATGTAATCCCCTGGGTACATCGcgaaaaaaacacaaattgtgTAGTGTGTACTGGATTCTGAATAACTTGCCACCAGGCTCTCATTCAGCACTGTCTTCCATTTATTTAACGGTTTTGTGCAAAAGTGACGATGTAAAGGTATATGGCTATGGAAAAATTCTAGAGCCACTTTTACAAGACCTTTGTACTTTAGAAGAGCATGGTGTTTTCAGCTCAAAACTTGGGAAGTTTGTCAAAGGAACAGTCCATAGTGTTGTAGCGGACAATTTGGGAGCCCACGGATTGGCTGGTTTTGTAGAGAGCTTCTCTGGCCAGTATATTTGTCGATTTTGTACTGCTCAGAAAGTAGATATTCAAACAAGGGATGTTCATTCAGGTGCTTTTTTGCTTCGAACAAAAGAAATACATGAAGCACATGTAAAGTCTGCACAGGAAACTGACACAAATTGCTTTGGTGTGAAGAGAGCGTGTGTTTTAACAGAAAAACTTCAACATTTTCACGTTAACACAGGCTATCCCCCAGATATAGTGCATGACTTATTTGAGGGTATTGTCCCTTCTGAACTGGCACTATGTTTCAGTGTTCTCATCTCTAAGAAGTATTTCAGTCTTGAATGTCTTAACACACGAATCGTCAAATTTCCCTATAAgtggagtgacaaaaaaaatagATCTCAAGTTATACCAAACAGCTATTCATGTAAGAAGACAATAGGTGGCAACGCCCATGAGAATTGGAATCTAATTCGATTGCTTCCATTTCTAGTAGGAGACTTGATTCCAGAGGATGAGCTTGCTTGGCAAGTGATATTAGACCTGAAGGAAATTGTAGAATTAGCTGTGGCACCAGTTCACACTGATGAGACAATTGCTTATCTTGATGTCAAAGTGTCTGAACACAGACAGAGACTACTCGAGCTTAACCCGGACGTAAAGCTTTTACCTAAACACCACTATCTTGAGCATTACCCGCACCTGATTAAGTGTTTTGGGCCTCTTCTAGGTTTATGGACGATGCGATTTGAAGCTAAACATAGCTTTTTTAAACAAGTAGCTCGACACACAAATAATTTCAGGAACATTGCACTCACATTGGCAGCCAAACACCAGCAATTCATCAGTTACCACATATATTCATCCACACTCAATACATCAAATTTGGAAGTTTCAAATGTCTCTACAGTCCAGGTTGATGTTCTGAATAAGGAAGTTGTGTTGGCTCTCAGGCAGAAGTATCCAAATATCAGTCAAGTTCACCTTGCAAAAAGTGTCACCACTAGAGGAATTAACTACAAAAATGGAATGTTAATTGCATGTGGTTCAACTGCTGGAATGCCAGAATTTGCAGAAATTCTGCAAATGTGCATAAGGGGAGATGAGCTGAGTTTCATTGTGCGTTTATTGTGTGCATGGTATAGAGACCACTTCAGATCTTTTGAGTTGACTTCTTCACCAGGTAAAGAGGTTGCCCTGGTTCAGCTTGAAGAACTGACAGACTGCTATCCACTTGTGGCCTATACAGTTTGTTCCAAACGTATGGTAACCCTGAAGAGACACATCGTCATCAAAG ATTAA